The genomic region ACGGATTTGGAGCCGACATGCTTGCCGGGTATTCAATCGGCATGCGTTACGAATCATTATGCATTGTGCCGATGGTCGGTATCGGAAACGCCGTGTCAACTTTCACTGCTCAAAATATAGGTGCAAAAGACTTACAAAGAGTACGAAAAGGTTATCATGCCAGTTTTTGGCTTATCGGAAGCTTTGCAATCACCATCTGTCTGTTGTTTCAATTTTTTGATAATTGGTTCATTTCTTTCTTCCTTGATGCCTCACCTTCCCATGCAACTATCACAGTTGCCCGTTCCTACACACGGTTCCAATCCTTTTTCTATGTGTTGATTGGGCTTAAAATGAGTACGGATGGATTACTTAGGGGTGCAGGAGACATGTTGGTCTTTACCTGTGCAAATCTCCTTAACCTGACAATCAGGGTAGCAGCCGCCAATATATTTGCACCTATCATCGGCATACAGGCAGTCTGGATGGCTGTACCTCTTGGTTGGAGCATCAATTTTATCGTATCATTTTCTTACTATCGGACCGGAAAATGGAAAAGAATACCACTTATAAGCAAACAATGAACGGAAGTCATCTGCGGTACTTGATTATTCTTAAAAAGTCTGTTAAGTTCACATATGCATTTGCTTGGTGCCATACCCAAGTGGTAAGGGAAAGGTCTGCAAAACCTTGATGCATCGGTTCGAATCCGATTGGCACCTCAATCATCAAACCTAAAAATATTGCCTGTTATTGCTTATGTGGTAACAGGTTATTTTTTTACTTTATTCCTTCTGCAAATCGAAAAATCGGATCAACTGTAACGATTTGACAACGATTCTTCCCATGAGGGAAAATGCGTAATAATTATAACTTATATAAGCATGGCAAAATCTGGTACTACAACAAGCCCATAACAGAAAACGGCAAGACCAAACACAGGTGTTTTTCCACTGGCAAGGCATCACGGGCCATGGCAGAAAAATATTGCCAAAGCCTCCTTTTACTCGGACATCTTGAAAAACCATATAAAACAATTATTAATTACACTCGACATAGACGAGAAAAACGTTACATGCTACTTTCATTTTTGCACGTAATCGGTAATACAGAAAATGTTTGCATCGTCACTTAAAATCCTATTTTGGTACTGATTTCAGGTCCCTCATACCTAATCATAATTTTAAGAAATTAAGTTAGAAAATAATCCATCAGCTTTTCTATTTTTTGTATGATAGCTATTCCTAAGAATTGATGATGTAATCATATATTGCTGTTTATATTCACGAGGTTTTTGCAAACCCCGAAAATGGTTAATCCAGATGCATAATATGCAGTTTTGGCAACAGTTTTGCCGTTTTTTGCTGAAAGTGGGTGAAAAAAAAGTATGCACTTGCATGACATTCATGAGTTCTGCAAAAAACTCTGAAATAGGAAAAACTACTTACTGACTTTCTTCTAAAATCTTTTTGTTACTAATGGCCCTAAGAAAAACATTCACAGAAATGCATACAGGATTCTTGTATCTTTTCCAGGAATTTTCACCTCGACAACGGCAGATGATCAAGACAAAAGTCCTTGCCATGGATGCAGACGAACAAGGGAAAGTACTTTCTACCGTATATCGTCTCGGTTCAGAACCACAGGCAATAATGGATACGGAATTACCAAGCCCCGGAGAAACCCAAAAACTCCTTTATGGCATTGCAGTACTTGACCAAATACCGTTGCTTCTGTTGGATGAGCCAACCAACTTCCTTGACATTCCGTCAATAGCAGCTTGGACAGACGCCTTGCAGGAATTCGCTGGTGCAGTCATTGCAGTTCCCCATGACAGGGATTTTTCAGAAAAAGTAGGAAAAAGGCAATGGTATCTCAAGAAAAACGGGACCTCAGTCAACCTCTCGGAATTGGATCTGCCATCTACCCTATAGACAGGAGTATTCTGGTATTTGGCCTGTCTTACATACTGCCTTTCTTAACTGTATATCACCCCCTGTTGAACTGCTCCTTACAAGGATACCCAGGCATCGGCTGTTGTCTGTCTTTTGTTTCCTGAGTATGCTTTGCATATGGATGCAAAAACAATTTCACTGCTTTATTTTTCTCCAACGAAAACAACCAGGGAAATCGTACAGGCCATCGGCAAAGGATCAGGATTGCAGATATTGCAGGATATTGACCTCACAGCCCCACAGGTACGGGAGTCTGTAATCGAGCTGAAGGCAGATATCGTCATCATAGGAATCCCTGTCTACGCTTTTACGATTCCTAGTACCGTCTATCCATGTCTGAATCAGCTGGAAGGGAAAGGGAAGCCGGTGATTTTAGTTACAGTCTATGGCAACATGAGTGCAGGGCATGCACTGACAAATCTGGCCAGTCTCTGCACTGCAAGACATTTCATGGTAACCGGAGGAGGTATTTTTATCGGCAGGCATTCCTTTTCTTCTCCACAGGCACCTCTCGCTTCCGACCGTCCCGATAAAAAGGACCTGCAGATTGCAGAAAAATTCGGAAAAGATATTGTCCATAAACTAGTACAGCCAGGACCAATACTACCGCTTACATTTGCCGATAGCAAATATTCTAAGAAGGCAATGACAAACCCTACACATCTGGCACGAATTGTTGCCGGACCTTCTAAGTTCGACCCCACGCTATGTACCGGTTGTCTTTCCTGTGTACGAAACTGTCCTGCAGGAGCAATTGACAAAAAGACAATGCAAACAAATGCAGCAACGTGTATCAGATGTTATGCTTGTGTAACCACTTGTCCCACAAAAGCCCGTACGGTCTCACTTCGCTTCAGACCTGTATTGCACGCCGTATTTTATATGAAGAACAAAGCTCACCCTATGCCGCAGCTCTATCTTTAGGTATCGGCAAATGGCCCATCAAGCCTATTTATCTGTAGGAAAAGCCAATAATCTGGCAGCGAGTTCCTGTACCTGTGTGAAATGTGGATCCGAAGGAATCAAAATCGTCGACCTCGTTCTCTTGAGAACTATATTATGTTTGAAGGCCTCAAATGATGAGAAATTACCATTCATTCTCATGTTGTCATAACTGGTAAGGGCTCTGGCAAACATCATCCTCCGGGTTTCTCCGCTACCTATGACCACCCCATGCCTTCTTCCCATGCTGGAAGTACAGGCTCCGGTATGCAGACAGAATTCATTGCTTGTTCCACCTTCATACAAAGCCCAAGGCGGCAGTGTCCTTCCCCCATAATCAAACAACATAGTCGCATCATGGAGAGGTATATCCATGGCCGTCCGATCAGCCTTACCCAAGGTAAAAGAAAGATAAATCATCTGTAATCTTGGATTTATAACACTTGACCATATTGGTTCATCAGCTTCAAGGTCATTTTCTGCATAGATAGCATCAGTGGTACCGAGCATACCGGGAACAGTCTTGAAGTCCATAGTCATATTTGTTGCCAAAGGCACCTTATCAAGGGGAAAGCCCTTTTCATCCGCAATGATATGTCCATTGCATCCGAAGCAGCGTTCATGTTTGGTAACATGCCAGAGATTGCAGCTGGAATTGAGCTGGCAACCGGATTCAAGGAACGGAGGAGCAATGGCATTGTCATAGCCGATATCACAATAGAGACGCCCCAGGGAAACATTGGTTATATAGAGCACAGAATAAATCACCGGTTGGTTTGGAAACACAGTATCAAGGCGTTCTGCACGCCAGTTGTCTGATTTTTTGAATACACCGCTCCGGGACAGCATCCAGACAGCCCCGGTTTTGAAATCCGAACCATACCGTTCGACAACCCACGAAGCCCTATGGCGATCATATAACTTGTCAAGAAGAGTTGCTTGAGCATCAGTCTCCTTTGTTTCCTTTGCTGCTGTATCTTCATGTCCAAGCAGAAGCTGGTCATATGACTGATTCTCTTTCGGTCCTGGTATCTGCCCATCTTTCTGCCCGGTAGAATTCTCAGGTCCCGTTGCAACATGTGCAGTATCAGAATCGGAGTCAGGTCCAGTATGCTCTCTATCCGCTTCTTCCACGGGCTCTACCTGCAGGCGATAACCATTGAGTTGGTCAAGCAACTCACAAGTCATCGGCAGGGTAAGCTGGTTCTGAAGTGCCGTCTCACGTGAAAAAGGAAACTGATGCAACTTGTTGGCATTGACCCAACCACCGTGGATATCCATGGCACTGAAGGCAACCAATCGTCCGCTTTTGTCTTCGATTACGGCACGTATCAAATCATTACTCAATACTGTTGCAGTACGCTCATCATTCAGACGAACCCTACGAATATCCATCAGATTCCCCCTACCTATAAAAAAAATGATGCAAATTATTTCCTAACGTTATATACTATCCTAAATTTCATGCAGTTGTGCAACCTGCAAAGGAGCGTTTTCAAGTGATAGAACTGAAAGATGGCATCTTCAATCTCAGCACGACAGGTAGCACCTACCTTTTCTGTATCAATTCCAGCAGACATCTTGAACATCTGTACTATGGACAGCATCTTGACAGAGATTCGATTTCCTCCGATGCATTGTTCCCGATACTGACAAACCCGATAGGAACAGGTGTCGCTTATACCGAAGAAGATCCGACAATGCTGGAGATTACAAAACAAGAAATCTCTACTCCAGGAAAAGGAGACTTCAGGGAAAGCTGCATACGACTTACTTATGATAACGGTATGGATACACTTGATTTTCTTTATCAAAACCATCAGCTGTTCCATGGCAAACCTAGGACATTTACAGGTCTCCCCGAGTCATATGGAGCCAGGGAAGAATGTGATAGCCTGCAAGTAACCCTTGCAGAAAAGAAGCTGCCACTGAGATTGATTCTTACCTATACAGTCTACACAAACTGTGATGTAATTACTAGAAAAGCATACATCTGCAATGATGCAACGGCTTCTGTCATGGTCAAGAACCTCAGTTCCCTTCAGCTTGATCTGGATGACAGCAACTGGGATTTGATCACTTTCAACGGAGCATGGGCAAGAGAACGCCATATTGACCGTAGTCCCCTGTCACCTGGAATCAGGATAAATGACAGCAAGACCGGAGTTTCTGGTGCCGAACACAACCCCTGTATTTTTCTTGCAAGAAAAGACTGTGATGAACTGCATGGGGAATGT from Spirochaetia bacterium harbors:
- a CDS encoding EFR1 family ferrodoxin (N-terminal region resembles flavodoxins. C-terminal ferrodoxin region binds two 4Fe-4S clusters.), coding for MDAKTISLLYFSPTKTTREIVQAIGKGSGLQILQDIDLTAPQVRESVIELKADIVIIGIPVYAFTIPSTVYPCLNQLEGKGKPVILVTVYGNMSAGHALTNLASLCTARHFMVTGGGIFIGRHSFSSPQAPLASDRPDKKDLQIAEKFGKDIVHKLVQPGPILPLTFADSKYSKKAMTNPTHLARIVAGPSKFDPTLCTGCLSCVRNCPAGAIDKKTMQTNAATCIRCYACVTTCPTKARTVSLRFRPVLHAVFYMKNKAHPMPQLYL